One Rhodospirillaceae bacterium genomic region harbors:
- a CDS encoding dihydroneopterin aldolase, protein MAKLSSQRLFVRDLVVPCSIGVHRHERDAPQRVRVSVEVDMAAVFSPNLDSIGAVLSYDDVVEAVKKISSSGHINLVETLASRIAEDCLVDERVARVKVLVEKLDVLSGSATVGTEVVCVAEGG, encoded by the coding sequence ATGGCAAAGTTGTCCTCCCAACGTCTTTTTGTTCGNGACCTAGTCGTCCCGTGTAGTATTGGGGTCCATAGGCACGAAAGAGATGCGCCCCAGCGAGTTCGGGTAAGTGTGGAAGTTGATATGGCTGCCGTGTTCAGTCCGAATTTGGATTCTATCGGGGCCGTCCTGAGTTATGATGATGTTGTGGAGGCTGTGAAGAAGATTAGTTCCTCCGGCCATATAAATTTGGTGGAAACCCTGGCTTCACGGATTGCCGAAGATTGCCTGGTAGATGAGCGAGTGGCGCGGGTAAAAGTTTTGGTGGAAAAGCTTGATGTTCTCAGCGGAAGTGCCACAGTGGGGACNGAGGTCGTGTGCGTTGCTGAGGGGGGCTAA